One window of the Archangium primigenium genome contains the following:
- the argC gene encoding N-acetyl-gamma-glutamyl-phosphate reductase produces MANKVKAVLIGGTGYGGSEILRRLLFHPHVEVVRITSVDNIGKKVGDVHFNLAGLSELTFQEMPPVQAVAGADVAFLAMPHKATAKVVMDILDSGVRIVDLSGDFRLEDAAAYAKYYGAEHPAPHLLTNKAFTYGLPELNREAIRKARYIASPGCFATTITLGLMPLARAGLLSGAIHTVAATGSSGSGANPQITTHHPLRAANLRTYKPLEHQHVPEILQTLRAAGAHAQTSLEFVPVSAPLPRGIFATSFVEVPATTTQEQLTQAWKDTYANEPFIRIISGGRQPEVVGVAGSNYVEVGFTLGPVTGATRRVVCFSALDNLVKGGAGQSIQSFNVMMGWDERLTLAEPGLWP; encoded by the coding sequence ATGGCCAACAAGGTCAAGGCAGTCCTCATCGGGGGTACCGGCTACGGCGGATCGGAGATCCTCCGTCGGCTCCTCTTCCACCCCCATGTGGAGGTGGTGCGCATCACGTCGGTGGACAACATCGGCAAGAAGGTGGGCGACGTCCATTTCAACCTGGCGGGGCTCTCGGAGCTGACCTTCCAGGAAATGCCCCCGGTGCAGGCCGTGGCGGGCGCGGACGTGGCCTTCCTGGCCATGCCCCACAAGGCCACCGCCAAGGTGGTGATGGACATCCTCGACTCGGGCGTGCGCATCGTGGACCTGTCGGGCGACTTCCGGCTGGAGGACGCGGCGGCCTACGCGAAGTACTACGGCGCGGAGCACCCGGCGCCGCACCTGCTCACCAACAAGGCCTTCACCTACGGCCTGCCCGAGCTCAACCGCGAGGCCATCCGCAAGGCGCGCTACATCGCGAGCCCCGGCTGCTTCGCCACCACCATCACCCTGGGGCTGATGCCGCTGGCGCGCGCGGGGCTGCTCTCCGGCGCCATCCACACCGTGGCGGCCACGGGCTCGTCCGGCAGCGGCGCCAATCCCCAAATCACCACGCACCACCCGCTGCGCGCCGCCAACCTGCGCACCTACAAGCCGCTGGAGCACCAGCACGTGCCGGAGATCCTCCAGACGCTGCGCGCCGCGGGGGCCCACGCCCAGACGAGCCTGGAGTTCGTGCCCGTGTCGGCGCCGCTGCCGCGCGGCATCTTCGCCACGTCCTTCGTGGAGGTGCCGGCGACCACCACCCAGGAGCAGCTCACCCAGGCGTGGAAGGACACGTACGCGAACGAGCCCTTCATCCGCATCATCAGCGGAGGCCGTCAGCCCGAGGTGGTGGGCGTGGCGGGCAGCAACTACGTGGAGGTGGGCTTCACGCTGGGCCCGGTGACGGGGGCCACGCGGCGCGTGGTGTGTTTCTCGGCGCTGGACAACCTGGTCAAGGGCGGCGCGGGCCAGTCCATCCAGAGCTTCAACGTGATGATGGGCTGGGACGAGCGCCTGACGCTCGCCGAGCCGGGGCTGTGGCCGTGA
- the argB gene encoding acetylglutamate kinase gives MSGLADFRGRWFVVKIGGELAQDRPRLAASVGAAVRAFLDAGIRVAVIHGGGPQATELQKKLGLEPRMVAGRRYTDEATLEVMKMSLAGQVSVDVAAAFRLAGVPALCTTGMSANFVVAQRRPPRVMSGAGPEPVDLGLVGDVVSVDTEALGRVAAAGLVPVLGSLAGDAQGQALNINADTVATRVAAKLGAAKLFLVSNVPGVLANKDDPSTRLPTLTPAQAREKIHAGIIQGGMIPKVEESLEMLQEGIEAIHIVGLSPPDAILREAERAGSHGTAFLRE, from the coding sequence GTGAGCGGACTGGCGGACTTCCGGGGACGTTGGTTCGTGGTGAAGATCGGCGGCGAGCTGGCGCAGGACCGGCCCCGGCTCGCCGCGAGCGTGGGCGCCGCGGTGCGCGCCTTCCTCGACGCGGGCATCCGCGTGGCCGTCATCCACGGCGGCGGGCCGCAGGCCACCGAGCTGCAGAAGAAGCTCGGGCTGGAGCCGCGGATGGTGGCGGGGCGGCGCTACACGGACGAGGCCACGCTCGAGGTGATGAAGATGTCGCTGGCGGGGCAGGTGTCCGTGGACGTGGCGGCGGCGTTCCGGCTCGCCGGGGTGCCCGCCCTGTGCACCACGGGCATGTCCGCGAACTTCGTCGTGGCCCAGCGCCGACCGCCCCGGGTGATGAGCGGCGCGGGTCCCGAGCCGGTGGACCTGGGCCTGGTGGGAGACGTGGTGAGCGTGGACACGGAGGCGCTCGGGCGCGTCGCGGCCGCGGGGCTGGTGCCGGTGCTGGGCTCGCTCGCGGGAGATGCCCAGGGCCAGGCGCTCAACATCAACGCGGACACGGTGGCCACGCGCGTGGCGGCGAAGCTGGGCGCGGCCAAGCTCTTCCTCGTGTCCAACGTGCCCGGGGTGCTCGCGAACAAGGACGACCCGTCCACCCGCCTGCCCACGCTCACGCCCGCGCAGGCGCGCGAGAAGATCCACGCGGGCATCATCCAGGGCGGCATGATCCCCAAGGTGGAGGAGAGCCTGGAGATGCTGCAGGAGGGCATCGAGGCCATCCACATCGTGGGCCTGTCGCCGCCGGACGCGATCCTGCGCGAAGCCGAGCGGGCAGGCAGCCACGGCACGGCCTTCCTGCGGGAGTAG